One window of the Pseudomonas knackmussii B13 genome contains the following:
- a CDS encoding lipopolysaccharide kinase InaA family protein, producing MQQLALSAYESLRDGAEVLEADRYGDKVLHLADGNFLKLFRRKRLISSAALYPYAQRFADNAQALQRLGIPCPQTIAVYRIPGIARDAVHYEPLPGDTLRQLIAAGDNGNELRAQLGELIATLHDKGVYFRSLHLGNVVRTPEGRLGLIDIADMKARRRPLNRLQRKRNFAHMLRYAAARQWLLADQGAALAAAYLRTSPVRWKAQALAQILSAG from the coding sequence ATGCAACAGCTAGCACTCTCCGCCTACGAATCCTTGCGCGATGGCGCCGAGGTACTGGAGGCCGACCGCTATGGCGACAAGGTGCTGCACCTGGCCGATGGCAATTTCCTCAAGCTGTTCCGCCGCAAGCGGTTGATCTCCTCCGCCGCCCTATATCCCTACGCCCAGCGTTTCGCCGACAACGCGCAGGCGCTGCAACGCCTGGGCATACCTTGCCCGCAGACCATCGCTGTCTATCGCATTCCGGGTATCGCCCGCGACGCCGTGCACTATGAACCGCTGCCGGGCGACACCCTGCGCCAGCTGATCGCTGCCGGTGACAACGGCAATGAGCTGCGCGCGCAGTTGGGCGAGCTGATCGCCACCCTGCACGACAAGGGCGTGTACTTCCGCTCACTGCACCTGGGCAACGTGGTGCGGACTCCGGAGGGCCGCCTGGGGCTGATCGACATCGCCGATATGAAGGCCCGTCGCCGTCCGCTCAACCGCCTGCAGCGCAAGCGCAATTTCGCCCACATGCTGCGTTATGCGGCCGCCCGCCAATGGCTGCTGGCCGACCAGGGCGCCGCGCTCGCCGCAGCCTATCTGCGCACCAGCCCAGTGCGCTGGAAGGCGCAGGCGCTGGCGCAGATCCTCAGCGCTGGCTGA
- a CDS encoding O-antigen ligase family protein yields MKELFQGAWELWRPAKESNGLAVSRGSRVAEAMLGIGVFWTIAGVLLTPTMKFYYNMVVLFVYLPGLWLTIARWSELGRLIRERKEFGLFLLLFAWANLSLFWSSGEFERMSRLKQSTLFLLLVFGWLLWARANEARLRGTLLALGLVNSFYAMAALLWAPAYDPTRLNGFGGFLDNPNAAGYACAFIMVMALPLMPRGRWPRLTWSLLQIPPLIYVALCGSRGALLALMATALFCLVLLPGWRARLVALLLLVGGFVLVRLDPNLVARGDSERLELLRSAVPLLREHFWIGVGLGTDYAVEGWSGQFHGSTHNFLLHTAIQYGIPALLVWMLLWCMLGWRAWQCRASRLGLAVMLLWVFSSVALQFDVFSLWERTRAMWLMPWVVFLLGLCLERETPALSQR; encoded by the coding sequence ATGAAGGAGTTGTTCCAGGGCGCCTGGGAACTGTGGCGTCCGGCGAAGGAATCGAACGGACTGGCGGTGTCTCGCGGCAGCCGGGTGGCCGAGGCGATGCTCGGCATCGGTGTGTTCTGGACCATTGCCGGCGTGCTGCTGACGCCGACCATGAAGTTCTACTACAACATGGTCGTGCTGTTCGTATACCTGCCGGGGCTCTGGCTGACGATCGCTCGATGGTCCGAACTGGGCCGCTTGATCCGCGAACGCAAGGAGTTCGGGCTTTTCCTCCTGCTGTTCGCCTGGGCGAACCTGTCGCTTTTCTGGTCTTCGGGCGAGTTCGAGCGGATGTCGCGCCTCAAGCAGTCGACCCTGTTCCTCCTGCTGGTCTTCGGCTGGTTGCTCTGGGCGCGCGCGAACGAGGCTCGGCTGCGCGGCACCTTGCTGGCCCTGGGATTGGTCAACAGCTTCTACGCCATGGCCGCGCTGCTCTGGGCGCCGGCCTATGATCCGACCCGGCTGAACGGTTTCGGCGGATTCCTCGACAACCCCAATGCCGCCGGCTACGCCTGCGCCTTCATCATGGTCATGGCGCTGCCGCTGATGCCGCGTGGCCGCTGGCCGCGGCTGACCTGGTCGCTGCTGCAGATTCCGCCGCTGATCTATGTGGCGTTGTGCGGCAGCCGCGGTGCGCTGCTGGCGCTCATGGCCACGGCGCTCTTCTGCCTGGTGCTGCTGCCCGGCTGGCGCGCGCGCCTGGTGGCGCTGCTGTTGCTGGTTGGCGGTTTCGTCCTGGTCCGGCTGGATCCGAATCTGGTGGCGCGCGGCGACTCGGAGCGCCTGGAGCTGCTGCGCAGTGCCGTACCGCTACTGCGGGAGCATTTCTGGATCGGCGTTGGCCTGGGCACTGATTATGCGGTCGAGGGCTGGTCCGGTCAGTTCCACGGCAGCACGCACAACTTCCTTCTGCACACTGCCATCCAGTACGGCATTCCGGCGCTGCTGGTGTGGATGCTGCTGTGGTGCATGCTCGGCTGGCGCGCCTGGCAGTGCCGCGCCAGCCGACTCGGGCTGGCGGTGATGCTGCTGTGGGTGTTCTCCAGCGTGGCGCTGCAGTTCGATGTGTTCAGCCTGTGGGAGCGAACCCGCGCCATGTGGCTGATGCCCTGGGTGGTGTTTCTGCTCGGGCTGTGCCTGGAGCGCGAGACGCCGGCACTCAGCCAGCGCTGA
- a CDS encoding glycosyltransferase family 2 protein: protein MGNPLVSVLVPCYNRERYIEEALLSILEQDYPNFELIVVDDGSQDASVEKIEALRQRFDFQLIRQQNQGVSAALNTALSHARGTYIATPDSDDVMLPGRLSLQASYLDAHPEVGCVGAKVVYVDEQGNRLKAEKSNGIRRYGFDELLASAHAIGAPVAMYRREALDRAGGYDPAIRIQDFQMTLKVAHLGYCMDVLPDHVTLYRRHTSNMSKTAYKRQLDYDLMAIAPYREHPSYAQALTCVINKALKQSVVYDKGYALSLLLRLPPLRWNSVTWRRVRHLLFKFHE from the coding sequence GTGGGTAACCCGCTGGTTTCCGTGCTGGTACCTTGCTACAACCGCGAGCGCTATATCGAGGAGGCCCTGCTGAGCATCCTCGAGCAGGATTACCCGAATTTCGAGCTGATCGTGGTCGACGACGGCTCCCAGGACGCCAGCGTCGAGAAGATCGAAGCGTTGCGCCAGCGCTTCGACTTCCAGCTGATCCGCCAGCAGAACCAGGGTGTGAGCGCTGCGCTGAACACGGCGCTGAGCCATGCCCGCGGCACCTACATAGCCACGCCCGACTCCGACGATGTAATGCTGCCGGGGCGCCTATCCTTGCAGGCCAGCTACCTGGACGCGCATCCGGAGGTGGGGTGTGTGGGCGCAAAAGTGGTTTATGTCGACGAGCAAGGCAATCGCTTGAAGGCGGAAAAATCCAATGGCATCCGTCGCTACGGCTTCGATGAATTGCTCGCCAGCGCCCACGCCATTGGCGCGCCGGTGGCGATGTACCGGCGCGAGGCGCTGGATCGCGCGGGTGGCTACGACCCGGCGATCCGCATCCAGGATTTCCAGATGACCCTGAAGGTTGCGCATCTGGGCTATTGCATGGACGTCCTGCCGGACCATGTGACCCTCTACCGGAGGCACACCAGCAACATGTCCAAGACCGCATACAAGCGGCAGCTCGACTACGACCTGATGGCCATCGCGCCATACCGGGAGCATCCGAGCTACGCGCAGGCGCTGACCTGCGTAATCAACAAGGCCCTCAAGCAGTCAGTGGTCTACGACAAGGGATACGCGCTGTCGCTGCTGCTGCGTCTGCCGCCCTTGCGCTGGAACTCTGTGACCTGGCGTCGCGTGCGCCATCTGCTGTTCAAGTTCCACGAGTAA
- a CDS encoding glycosyltransferase family protein yields the protein MKVLFLVQKEQRAILDRLYDGIAAHCDCDLRWLSSDEQANLRRYFREHVDVTRYDRILFFLRFKKEIRQVSFIRSVPNLVILEHDAYQNYIPCKYTGKFSAYYRRLPWARVISSGYMVSERLRQEGFDAVFVPKGYDQDLLHDLGRERDIELAFVGSTGSVAYSGRKALLDELAQVESLLVTKTKSGEDYLNTLNRIRFFVSADVGMGEYMIKNFEAMACGCVLFAFDQGEEENRALGLVDMQTVVLYRDIPELRRKLQVLRDDPALASRIAEQGRALAQGGFGFGQIGARIVETMRPPLRERPEPGRFERLRQVLGL from the coding sequence TTGAAAGTCCTGTTTCTGGTTCAAAAAGAACAACGCGCCATCCTCGACCGTCTCTACGATGGCATCGCCGCGCATTGCGATTGCGATCTGCGCTGGCTGAGCAGCGACGAGCAGGCGAACCTGCGCCGCTACTTCCGCGAGCACGTGGACGTCACGCGCTACGACCGCATCCTGTTCTTCCTGCGCTTCAAGAAGGAGATCCGCCAGGTTTCCTTCATCCGCAGCGTGCCGAACCTGGTGATCCTCGAGCACGATGCCTACCAGAACTACATCCCCTGCAAATACACCGGTAAGTTCAGCGCCTACTACCGGCGGCTGCCCTGGGCGCGGGTGATCAGCTCCGGCTACATGGTCAGCGAGCGCCTGCGCCAGGAAGGCTTCGACGCGGTCTTCGTGCCCAAGGGCTACGACCAGGACCTGCTGCATGACCTGGGTCGCGAGCGCGACATCGAACTGGCCTTCGTCGGCAGCACCGGCAGCGTCGCCTACAGCGGGCGCAAGGCGCTGCTCGACGAGCTGGCGCAGGTGGAGAGCCTGCTGGTCACCAAGACCAAGTCCGGCGAGGACTACCTGAACACGCTCAACCGCATCCGCTTCTTCGTCAGCGCGGACGTTGGCATGGGCGAGTACATGATCAAGAATTTCGAAGCCATGGCCTGCGGCTGCGTGCTCTTCGCCTTCGACCAGGGCGAAGAAGAGAACCGCGCGCTGGGCCTGGTGGATATGCAGACCGTAGTGCTCTACCGCGACATTCCGGAGTTGCGCCGCAAGCTGCAGGTGCTCCGCGACGACCCGGCGCTGGCCTCGCGCATCGCCGAGCAAGGCCGTGCGCTGGCGCAGGGTGGCTTCGGTTTCGGCCAGATCGGCGCACGCATCGTCGAGACCATGCGGCCGCCGCTGCGGGAGCGCCCCGAGCCGGGCAGGTTCGAGCGCCTGCGCCAGGTGCTGGGCCTATGA
- a CDS encoding glycosyltransferase has protein sequence MTRSAEPRVLQFCHGYDGPFLDCARQYASLFAGTGYRVTTVFLTGAPDPEVAAACASDEVLFLEYSSKDVRGLKLRAIRDLRDIARSRDFRFCIAHRFKPTWVAMLATKLPVIGVHHGFGDYRRLGRKLFAKVFAKRLRLLAVSNAVRDELRACLPAWPVEHIETLYNRIDVDALQASQLERYPARLQLRLPENAWIVGNVGRLHPDKDQATLLRGFAKALPRLPRESLLAIMGKGRLEEDLKELARELGIAEQVLFLGQVAEAKRYFKAFDVFALSSDHEPFGMVLLEAMAAGVPLISTAGGGAGEVVEGLGILFPLRDDAALAEGLVHMAALDRQQREACVRLMDERLRTRFSDEAVRREFWHLPLVRSLIGRDT, from the coding sequence ATGACTCGCTCGGCTGAACCGCGCGTCCTGCAGTTCTGCCACGGCTATGACGGGCCGTTCCTCGACTGTGCCCGTCAATACGCCAGCCTGTTCGCCGGCACCGGCTACCGGGTGACCACGGTGTTTCTCACCGGGGCGCCCGATCCGGAAGTCGCCGCCGCCTGCGCGAGCGACGAAGTGCTGTTCCTCGAATACAGCTCCAAGGACGTGCGCGGCCTCAAGCTGCGCGCAATCCGCGACCTGCGCGACATCGCCCGCTCGCGTGATTTCCGCTTCTGCATCGCCCATCGCTTCAAGCCGACCTGGGTCGCGATGCTCGCCACCAAACTGCCGGTGATCGGCGTGCACCACGGCTTCGGCGACTACCGCCGGCTGGGCCGCAAGCTGTTCGCCAAAGTGTTCGCCAAGCGCCTGCGTCTGCTCGCCGTATCCAATGCAGTGCGTGACGAACTGCGTGCCTGCTTGCCGGCCTGGCCGGTCGAGCACATCGAGACGCTGTACAACCGCATCGACGTCGATGCCCTCCAGGCCAGCCAGCTGGAGCGCTATCCGGCGCGCCTGCAACTGCGCCTGCCGGAGAATGCCTGGATCGTCGGCAACGTCGGTCGCCTGCATCCGGACAAGGACCAGGCCACGCTGCTGCGCGGCTTCGCCAAGGCCTTGCCGCGCCTGCCGCGCGAAAGCCTGCTGGCGATCATGGGCAAGGGCCGCCTGGAGGAAGACCTTAAGGAACTCGCGCGCGAACTGGGCATCGCCGAACAGGTGCTGTTCCTCGGTCAGGTGGCGGAAGCAAAGCGCTACTTCAAGGCGTTCGACGTCTTCGCCCTGAGCTCCGACCACGAGCCCTTCGGCATGGTGCTGCTGGAGGCGATGGCCGCCGGCGTGCCGCTGATCTCTACCGCCGGTGGCGGTGCGGGTGAGGTGGTCGAAGGCCTGGGCATCCTCTTCCCGCTGCGCGATGACGCCGCGCTGGCCGAGGGGCTGGTGCATATGGCGGCGCTGGATCGCCAGCAGCGCGAAGCCTGCGTTCGTCTGATGGACGAGCGCCTTCGTACGCGCTTCTCTGACGAGGCGGTGCGCCGCGAGTTCTGGCACCTGCCGCTGGTGCGCAGCCTGATCGGACGCGACACCTAG
- a CDS encoding carbamoyltransferase → MALTILGLSGAVSHDPSAALYIDGKLVAAVEEERFVRDKHAKNRMPYESAKFCLEQAGIKPSDVDVVAIPFAPISILEKARWHYAKRYAYAPDRALDAILLGNRRYKRYYKRIEWCLQQLGFDLKKTKIQPVEHHLAHASSAYHCSGFKEKTAILGIDGKGEYATTFFGYGENGKIHKIKEFYDPDSLGGLYGALTEYLGFDMLDGEFKVMGMAPYGDASKYDFSRLAKFENGELIINTDYVNVIGFRRYKEKGKGYYFSPKLIEWLGPKREGDIADDPYIHYAASIQALFEKLALEMMDYYLGDILRETGKIAFAGGCALNVKLNQKIISRPEVKELFVQPASSDAGTAVGAAAYVSHQRGVPVEKMEHVYLGPEYSNEDVIAACARHESKPQWRKIDNVPELIGKVLADGNPVAWFQGRMEFGPRALGGRSILGCPSVPGVADRINAQIKFRERWRPFCPSMLDTVGPQMFKIDHPAPFMTFTFEVNEEWKTRVPEVVHEDGTSRAQVLKREYNPRYYDLMKELEKLTGNGVALNTSLNRRGEPMICSPTDALNMFYGSDLQYLIMQDILVVKEGAAPYDSLG, encoded by the coding sequence GTGGCATTGACCATCCTCGGCCTGTCCGGCGCCGTAAGCCATGACCCTTCCGCCGCCCTGTACATCGACGGCAAGCTGGTCGCGGCGGTCGAAGAAGAGCGCTTCGTCCGCGACAAGCACGCGAAGAACCGCATGCCCTACGAGTCGGCCAAGTTCTGCCTGGAGCAGGCCGGCATCAAGCCGTCCGACGTCGACGTGGTGGCCATTCCCTTCGCCCCCATCAGCATCCTGGAGAAGGCCCGCTGGCACTACGCCAAGCGCTACGCCTACGCGCCGGACCGCGCGCTGGACGCCATCCTGCTCGGCAACCGCCGCTACAAGCGCTACTACAAGCGCATCGAGTGGTGCCTGCAGCAGCTCGGTTTCGACCTGAAGAAGACCAAGATCCAGCCGGTCGAGCACCACCTGGCCCACGCTTCCAGCGCCTACCACTGCTCCGGCTTCAAGGAGAAGACCGCGATCCTCGGTATCGACGGCAAGGGCGAGTACGCCACGACCTTCTTCGGCTACGGCGAAAACGGCAAGATCCACAAGATCAAGGAATTCTACGACCCGGATTCGCTCGGCGGCCTCTACGGCGCGCTGACCGAGTACCTCGGCTTCGACATGCTCGACGGCGAGTTCAAGGTCATGGGCATGGCGCCTTACGGCGATGCCAGCAAGTACGATTTCTCGCGCCTGGCCAAGTTCGAGAACGGCGAGCTGATCATCAACACCGACTACGTCAACGTCATCGGCTTCCGCCGCTACAAGGAAAAGGGCAAGGGCTACTACTTCTCGCCCAAGCTGATCGAGTGGCTCGGTCCGAAGCGCGAAGGCGACATCGCCGATGATCCGTACATCCACTACGCCGCCAGCATCCAGGCGCTGTTCGAGAAGCTGGCGCTGGAGATGATGGATTACTACCTGGGCGACATCCTCCGCGAGACCGGCAAGATCGCCTTCGCCGGCGGCTGCGCGCTGAACGTCAAGCTGAACCAGAAGATCATCTCGCGTCCGGAAGTGAAGGAGCTGTTCGTCCAGCCCGCCTCCAGCGACGCCGGCACCGCCGTTGGCGCCGCCGCTTACGTCTCGCACCAGCGCGGCGTGCCGGTGGAGAAGATGGAACACGTCTACCTCGGCCCGGAATACAGCAACGAGGACGTCATCGCCGCCTGCGCTCGCCACGAGTCCAAGCCGCAGTGGCGCAAGATCGACAACGTGCCGGAACTGATCGGCAAGGTGCTCGCCGACGGCAACCCGGTGGCCTGGTTCCAGGGCCGCATGGAGTTCGGCCCGCGCGCCCTCGGCGGTCGCTCCATCCTCGGCTGCCCGAGCGTGCCGGGCGTGGCCGACCGCATCAACGCGCAGATCAAGTTCCGCGAACGCTGGAGACCCTTCTGCCCGTCGATGCTGGATACCGTCGGCCCGCAGATGTTCAAGATCGACCATCCGGCGCCCTTCATGACCTTCACCTTCGAGGTCAACGAGGAGTGGAAGACCCGTGTGCCGGAAGTGGTGCACGAGGACGGTACCTCCCGCGCCCAGGTGCTCAAGCGCGAGTACAACCCGCGCTACTACGACCTCATGAAGGAGCTGGAGAAGCTCACCGGCAACGGCGTGGCGCTGAACACCTCGCTGAACCGCCGCGGTGAGCCGATGATCTGCTCGCCGACCGACGCCCTGAACATGTTCTACGGCTCGGACCTGCAGTACCTGATCATGCAGGACATCCTGGTCGTGAAAGAGGGCGCCGCGCCTTATGACTCGCTCGGCTGA
- a CDS encoding lipopolysaccharide kinase InaA family protein, translated as MKLGELRGTGRQPALPLRLELADGAGPAELRLDSLLRVLPGKRYVGEGNWRGRQVLAKLLVGGSAARHFQRERDGVRLLAEQGLTTPALLVDGLREGEGGWLLFEFLDGAQSLGDAWRAVEAEPALSDAQQAVLGEALAAIAALHAKGLWQEDLHLDNLLRHDGRLYLIDGAGIRAETPGQPLSRKHVLENLGVFFAQLPHDLDPFIEELLVHYLLANGEHALPLEALQKEIARVRRWRVADLLKKIGRDCSLFSVRRGAFGLRAVRREEESGLEPLLANPDAFIDRGHVYKTGGAATVAKVELNGRPLVVKRYNIKNLLHWLKRFWRPSRAWSSWREGNRLEYLGIATAKPLAMLERRWLWLRGPAFLITDYLEGQDIIARFKPHLDDPEGAGMPPEAELKALDNLFAALLRERISHGDLKGHNLFWQGGATGGRWALIDLDAMHKHHGQASFERAYARDRARFLRNWPQDSALHRLLDERIPKDCSAAQADSNH; from the coding sequence GTGAAACTCGGCGAACTGCGTGGCACCGGCCGCCAGCCGGCCCTGCCGCTGCGTCTCGAACTGGCCGACGGTGCCGGCCCTGCCGAACTGCGCCTGGACAGCCTGCTGCGCGTGCTGCCGGGTAAGCGTTACGTCGGCGAAGGCAATTGGCGAGGCCGCCAGGTGCTGGCCAAGCTGCTGGTCGGCGGCAGCGCCGCACGGCATTTCCAGCGTGAGCGGGACGGTGTGCGCCTGCTCGCCGAACAGGGGCTGACCACGCCTGCGCTGTTGGTCGACGGACTGCGCGAAGGCGAGGGCGGCTGGCTGCTCTTCGAGTTCCTCGACGGCGCCCAGAGCCTGGGTGACGCCTGGCGCGCGGTGGAGGCCGAGCCCGCGCTTTCCGACGCCCAGCAGGCCGTGCTTGGCGAAGCCCTGGCTGCCATCGCCGCGCTGCATGCAAAAGGGCTCTGGCAGGAAGACCTGCACCTGGACAACCTGCTGCGCCACGACGGGCGCCTGTACCTGATCGACGGCGCCGGCATCCGCGCCGAAACGCCCGGCCAGCCGCTGTCGCGCAAGCACGTGCTGGAAAACCTCGGGGTGTTCTTCGCCCAGCTGCCCCATGACCTCGACCCTTTCATCGAGGAGCTGCTGGTGCACTACCTGCTGGCCAACGGCGAGCACGCCCTGCCGCTGGAAGCGCTGCAGAAGGAGATCGCCCGGGTGCGCCGCTGGCGCGTGGCCGACCTGCTGAAGAAGATCGGCCGTGACTGCAGCCTGTTCAGCGTGCGCCGCGGCGCCTTCGGCCTGCGTGCGGTGCGTCGCGAGGAAGAGAGCGGTCTAGAGCCGCTGCTGGCCAATCCCGACGCTTTCATTGACCGGGGACATGTCTACAAGACCGGCGGTGCGGCTACCGTGGCAAAGGTCGAACTGAACGGCCGGCCGCTGGTCGTGAAGCGCTACAACATCAAGAACCTGCTGCACTGGCTCAAGCGCTTCTGGCGGCCCAGTCGGGCCTGGTCTTCGTGGCGCGAGGGCAACCGCCTGGAATACCTCGGCATCGCCACCGCCAAACCCCTGGCTATGCTGGAGCGGCGCTGGCTGTGGCTGCGCGGTCCGGCGTTCCTGATTACCGATTACCTGGAAGGGCAGGATATAATCGCCCGTTTCAAACCCCACCTGGACGATCCGGAGGGGGCCGGCATGCCGCCGGAGGCCGAGCTCAAGGCCCTGGACAACCTGTTCGCGGCGCTGCTGCGCGAGCGCATCAGCCACGGCGACCTCAAGGGCCACAACCTGTTCTGGCAGGGCGGCGCCACCGGGGGACGCTGGGCACTGATCGACCTCGACGCCATGCACAAGCACCACGGCCAGGCCAGCTTCGAGCGCGCCTACGCCCGCGACCGCGCACGTTTCCTGCGCAACTGGCCGCAGGACAGCGCCCTCCACCGGCTGCTGGACGAACGCATACCCAAGGATTGCAGCGCGGCGCAGGCCGACAGCAATCACTAA
- a CDS encoding lipopolysaccharide kinase InaA family protein yields MNDFIADDDRECLERQGLADFDALWALQLQAVDEPNTERGGWSSVSRLELEGRAYYLKRQINHLTRSLRRPRGEPTFARELRNILRYQQLGIPALQAAFFGMREVDGERRAILLTRALDGWRDLDAWLKEWSNLPVERRQAILHACGMLARRLHEAGQMHGCFYPKHIFLKAVDDEFQACLIDLEKTRPLWFGTRDRVKDLEPLLRRAPDWSEVDVRQLLAAYLGNSASGAEVDHWYKRLGSRRRKKEKRG; encoded by the coding sequence GTGAACGACTTCATCGCCGACGACGACCGCGAGTGCCTGGAACGCCAGGGCCTGGCCGACTTCGACGCGCTCTGGGCACTGCAGCTGCAGGCCGTGGACGAACCCAACACCGAGCGCGGTGGCTGGAGCAGCGTTTCCCGTCTCGAACTGGAGGGCCGCGCCTACTACCTCAAGCGCCAGATCAACCACCTGACCCGCAGCCTGCGGCGTCCGCGCGGCGAACCGACCTTCGCCCGCGAGCTGCGCAACATCCTGCGCTACCAGCAACTCGGTATTCCCGCGTTGCAAGCCGCTTTCTTCGGCATGCGCGAAGTCGACGGTGAGCGCCGCGCGATCCTGCTGACTCGCGCCCTGGACGGCTGGCGCGACCTCGACGCCTGGCTCAAGGAATGGTCGAACCTGCCCGTCGAGCGCCGCCAGGCGATCCTGCACGCCTGCGGGATGCTAGCCCGCCGCCTGCACGAGGCCGGGCAGATGCACGGTTGCTTCTATCCCAAGCACATCTTCCTGAAGGCGGTCGACGACGAGTTCCAGGCTTGCCTGATCGACCTGGAGAAGACCCGTCCGCTGTGGTTCGGCACCCGTGATCGGGTCAAGGACCTCGAGCCCTTGTTGCGCCGTGCGCCGGACTGGAGCGAGGTCGACGTGCGCCAGTTGCTCGCGGCCTACCTGGGCAACTCGGCCAGTGGCGCGGAAGTCGATCATTGGTACAAGCGCCTCGGCTCGCGGCGGCGCAAGAAGGAGAAGCGCGGGTGA
- the rfaP gene encoding lipopolysaccharide core heptose(I) kinase RfaP has product MKLEMHEPFTTLWAGKDPFAEVERLQGKVYRELEGRRTLRTEVDGRGYFVKIHRGIGWGEIFKNLLSAKLPVLGAGQEQRALERLHQAGVATMTSVAYGERGSDPANQHSFIVTEELAPTTDLEQLSLNWREQPPEPRFKRALIAEVAKMVGTMHRAGVNHRDCYICHFLLHTDRAPTADDLRLSVIDLHRAQTRAATPKRWRDKDLAALYFSALDIGLTERDKLRFLRGYFGKPLRDILRDEAPLLAWMERKAAKLYDRKQRYGDLL; this is encoded by the coding sequence ATGAAGCTTGAGATGCACGAGCCGTTCACGACTCTGTGGGCCGGCAAGGACCCCTTCGCCGAAGTCGAGCGCCTGCAGGGCAAGGTCTACCGCGAGCTGGAAGGCCGCCGCACCCTGCGCACCGAAGTCGACGGGCGCGGCTACTTCGTGAAGATCCACCGTGGCATCGGCTGGGGCGAGATCTTCAAGAACCTGCTCAGCGCCAAGCTCCCGGTGCTCGGCGCCGGCCAGGAGCAGCGCGCCCTGGAACGCCTGCACCAGGCCGGCGTGGCCACCATGACCTCGGTGGCCTACGGCGAGCGTGGCAGTGACCCGGCAAACCAGCATTCCTTCATCGTCACCGAGGAACTGGCGCCCACCACCGACCTCGAACAGCTCTCGCTGAACTGGCGCGAGCAGCCGCCCGAGCCGCGCTTCAAGCGCGCGCTGATCGCCGAAGTGGCGAAGATGGTCGGCACCATGCACCGCGCCGGGGTCAACCACCGGGACTGCTACATCTGCCATTTCCTGTTGCATACCGACCGCGCGCCTACGGCCGATGACCTGCGCCTGTCGGTGATCGACCTGCATCGCGCGCAGACCCGCGCCGCCACGCCCAAGCGCTGGCGCGACAAGGACCTGGCCGCGCTTTACTTCTCCGCGCTGGACATCGGCCTGACCGAGCGCGACAAGCTGCGCTTCCTGCGCGGCTACTTCGGCAAGCCGCTGCGCGACATCCTGCGTGACGAAGCGCCGCTTCTCGCCTGGATGGAGCGCAAGGCTGCGAAGTTGTACGACCGCAAGCAGCGCTATGGTGATCTGCTGTGA
- a CDS encoding glycosyltransferase family 4 protein has product MNLAFVLYKYFPFGGLQRDFMRIALECQKRGHAIRVYTPIWEGKVPAGFDVRVAPIKALFNHRRNEKFSAWLDADLARDPVDRVIGFNKMPGLDVYYAADGCFEDKAQTLRNPIYRRWGRYKHFADYERAVFSPQSKTEILMISEVQQPLFVKHYGTPAGRFHLLPPGIAQDRRAPANAAEIRADFRREFKLGDDDLLLVQIGSGFKTKGLDRSLKALASLPRELRKRTRLIAIGQDDPKPFLLQVKALGLSDNVQILKGRSDIPRFLLGADLLIHPAYNENTGTVLLEALVAGLPVLVTDVCGYAHYIAEADAGRVVPSPFEQDNLNRMLVQMLGDAEARAAWSRNGLAFADTADLYSMPQHAADVILAERP; this is encoded by the coding sequence ATGAACCTGGCTTTCGTTCTCTACAAATACTTCCCGTTCGGCGGGCTGCAGCGCGACTTCATGCGCATTGCGCTGGAGTGCCAGAAGCGCGGACACGCGATTCGCGTCTACACGCCGATCTGGGAGGGCAAAGTGCCCGCTGGTTTCGACGTGCGCGTCGCGCCGATCAAGGCGCTGTTCAACCATCGCCGCAACGAGAAGTTCAGCGCCTGGCTGGACGCCGACCTCGCGCGCGATCCGGTCGACCGGGTGATCGGTTTCAACAAGATGCCGGGGCTGGACGTGTACTACGCCGCCGACGGCTGCTTCGAGGACAAGGCGCAGACGCTGCGCAACCCGATCTATCGCCGCTGGGGCCGCTACAAGCACTTCGCCGACTACGAGCGCGCAGTGTTCTCGCCGCAGTCCAAGACCGAGATCCTGATGATCTCCGAGGTCCAGCAGCCGCTGTTCGTCAAGCACTACGGCACCCCGGCCGGGCGCTTCCACCTGCTGCCGCCGGGCATCGCCCAGGACCGCCGCGCACCGGCCAATGCCGCCGAGATCCGCGCCGATTTCCGCCGCGAGTTCAAGCTGGGCGACGACGACCTGCTGCTGGTGCAGATCGGCTCCGGCTTCAAGACCAAGGGCCTGGACCGCAGCCTCAAGGCGCTGGCATCGCTGCCGCGCGAGCTGCGCAAGCGCACCCGCCTGATCGCCATCGGCCAGGACGATCCCAAGCCGTTCCTGCTGCAGGTGAAGGCTCTCGGCCTGTCGGACAACGTGCAGATCCTCAAGGGGCGCAGCGACATCCCGCGCTTCCTGCTCGGCGCCGACCTGCTGATCCACCCGGCCTACAACGAGAACACCGGCACCGTGCTGCTGGAGGCGCTGGTCGCCGGCCTGCCGGTGCTGGTCACCGACGTCTGCGGCTACGCCCACTACATCGCCGAGGCCGATGCCGGCCGCGTGGTGCCTTCGCCTTTCGAGCAGGACAACCTGAACCGCATGCTGGTGCAGATGCTCGGGGATGCTGAGGCCCGTGCCGCCTGGTCGCGCAACGGCCTGGCCTTCGCCGACACGGCGGACCTGTATTCCATGCCGCAGCACGCGGCAGACGTGATTCTCGCGGAGCGCCCATGA